One segment of Mobula birostris isolate sMobBir1 chromosome 29, sMobBir1.hap1, whole genome shotgun sequence DNA contains the following:
- the LOC140189921 gene encoding LOW QUALITY PROTEIN: C3a anaphylatoxin chemotactic receptor-like (The sequence of the model RefSeq protein was modified relative to this genomic sequence to represent the inferred CDS: inserted 2 bases in 1 codon; substituted 1 base at 1 genomic stop codon), whose protein sequence is MSLSEDLANSTVGGNVSCNSFMPEDFELAPANLSTIALAITLLLGVPGNCAVIWMIGFKMERRVHTVCFLNLAVADLVYCLTLPFHLALFFDLGSLPQDESFSICVVIINMSASSFLLTLISIFRCLAVIRPIWFRQHLSLSWVYASCFGVWVLAFLMCLPSLMLEQITLYFEDNTWIFLDVTWDVFIFGLPILIMSICYIMIGRILQMDDLAKSRKPVRLIVTAVVAFIICWLPSIVCNHLXGRSRXGWLYVTFSLASFNSALNPLLYVFTGRDFRRVFRRSLTASLHLTFAELGTDLPHPTVTVERQA, encoded by the exons ATGTCGCTCTCCGAGGACCTGGCCAACTCCACTGTTGGTGGGAATGTCTCTTGCAACAGTTTCATGCCTGAGGACTTCGAGTTAGCACCCGCCAACTTGTCCACGATTGCGCTCGCTATCACCTTGCTGCTGGGCGTCCCCGGCAACTGCGCAGTCATCTGGATGATAGGCTTCAAGATGGAGAGAAGAGTCCACACGGTGTGTTTCCTGAATCTGGCTGTGGCGGACCTGGTGTACtgcctcacccttcccttccactTGGCCCTGTTTTTCGATCTGGGTTCACTTCCCCAAGATGAATCCTTCAGCATATGCGTCGTCATCATCAACATGTCCGCCAGCTCCTTCCTGTTGACCCTAATCAGCATCTTCCGCTGCCTGGCCGTCATTCGGCCCATTTGGTTCCGGCAACATCTGAGCCTGTCTTGGGTATATGCGTCCTGTTTCGGAGTCTGGGTCCTGGCCTTCCTCATGTGCCTGCCCAGCTTGATGCTTGAGCAGATTACCCTATATTTCGAGGATAATACCTGGATCTTTTTGGATGTAACTTGGGATGTCTTCATCTTCGGCCTCCCCATTCTAATCATGTCGATCTGCTATATCATGATAGGCCGGATTCTGCAAATGGATGATTTAGCCAAATCCCGGAAGCCCGTCCGCCTCATAGTGACCGCGGTCGTCGCCTTCATCATCTGCTGGCTTCCCAGTATTGTCTGCAACCATCTCTGAGGCCGTTCTCG TGGGTGGCTGTACGTTACCTTTAGTCTGGCCTCCTTCAACAGCGCCCTTAACCCCCTTCTCTACGTCTTCACCGGCCGTGATTTCCGCCGGGTCTTCAGGCGCTCCCTGACGGCCTCGCTCCACCTGACCTTCGCCGAGTTGGGGACGGATCTTCCACACCCCACAGTCACCGTGGAAAGACAGGCTTAA